CCGATCTGATGAGATCAAACCAGAGTTTATGTTCCTGTTAATTAGGTTGGATACTGAATGACTATGAAATCAGTTGATGATGCCGTTCCTCTTCGCAAGCTAGACGACTTAAGCTTGATGCGTAAATTTTTTGCAGGTGAGGGAACGTTGCTGTCTAACCAGAATTTGCGGGCAGAGGCAGGTTTCAATAATGAGTTTCAACTCCTTTCAAAGCGGGAGGGTGTCGTCGCTACCCTTAAGTTAGATAAGCCTGCAACTGCAAGCATTCGTGGACAATCAGCATATCAGGCCCTGTTGCACGAAGCGCTAGAAGACAACGGGTTTGTGTTGATGTCTTCGATGGATCAACAAGGTTTCATTCCCTATCAAAAATACAAAATTCCCGAAGGCTATCGCTTAAATTGCACGGAAGCACGGTATCTATGGCGAGAATGGTGGACGATGTACAAGAGCCATCCACGTGCTCAGTCACCGTTGCAGATGAACTTGCTGGTTCTAGCACGTGAACAGTGGTATCCCATTCGGGAGATGGTGTCTAGCCAAGGAATGCTGTATATCAAAACCTTGGTCAAGGAAATTGTTCTCGATGGTTCTAGTCAAATTGCGTGGTTGAACCGTCGGGTAGGTGGTTTAACAATGCCATTGCCACAGAAGCTTCATGGTGTCGAGGCAGAGATTAATAGTGACGATGCAACTCAAGTTGAGGTGCCAGAGACTTCTAGGTTCATGGCACCAGAACCGTCAAAGCGGCGGGTACACCCTGCGATCGCATCGCGTCAGATTACCAAACGTTTGACAAGCTCTAGTGTCGTTGAACAAACAGCTTTACCCAGGCGAGAATCCAGCCGATCGCTAACACCAGAATCAGGTGATCCATGGTCAGACCCTCGTGTTAGACAACAAACACCAACCTTTGAAGATAACCAGAAGCGTCAGGTAGCTAATCGTGAAGCGGCATCTGCTACAGAACCAAAGACTCAACCCCTAGCGCTACACCAGCCAAGCAGCAATGGCAAACATGCCGATATTGGCACTGTCCTGAAATTTCGAGATGGTCGGATTCATATTGCCACGGTAATTGGCGAATTGGTCGTGGAAGGAAATGACCTCAAGTTTTGGCTCAATAGTGATGGCGAAAAGAGGCAGGTTAGCTAAAGGATTTGCGATTACTCACTGTAACGCTCTTCTGCCCAAGGCTCACCCCGGCGATGATAGCCGTTGCGTTCCCAAAATCCCAGTTGCTCATGATCAAGAAACTCTAGACCACTAATCCACTTTGCACTCTTCCAGGCATAGAGGTGGGGCACGACAGTCCGCATTGGCCCTCCATGATCGGGCGGTAGGGGTTCGCCGAATAGAGTGTGAGCAAAGAAGTTTTCTGACCTGAGAAAATCTTCAAGGGTGAGATTAGTAGTGTAACCGCCATAGCAATGTTGCATGACGTGGGTCGCCCTTGGGTCTAGCTTGACATGTTGCATGAAATCAACAATGCGCACCCCTGTCCACTGGATATCCAGCCGTGACCAAGTGGTCACGCAATGAAAATCAGCAGTAAAGTCTGTTTGGGGCATCTGTTGAAAGTCTACCCATGTAAAGGTCGCTGGCTCTGCTAGCCCCCACACTCGGAGCTGCCACTCATCTGGCTTGATAATTGGCGTTGCCCCGTAGGTCAGCACTGGGAAACCGTTGGTCAGGTGTTGACCAGGAGGGACGCGATCGCCTAGGGCTGGATCAGGCCGACGAAAAAATTTGCCAGGCATAATAGCAACGTTCGTAGTAGTAGGACGATTGGCACTCTACTCTTCACTATCGTCTTCATCAGAGGGATAGACGAAGTTAGACCGCCCAGTCAGAATAGATTTGCCTAACGACAGAGCTTTTTGTGCCTGCTCAGCCGCCTTACGCCGCCAGTTTGCCCGCCGCTGGTCACGCTTAGCGTTTGAGGTTTTCTTCTTAGGAACCGCCATAGGATAAATCTTAGTGATAATTTACAGCCTATCTATTGTAGAGCATTGCTTTCGTTAAGAGCGATGAAAGTGTGCCGTTGAGCAGTACACTGTGAAACAGTAATTAACAACTATCGCCTGCCACTATGTTGACTGATGTGGATACACCTGACGCAGCTAGTTCTGTGAGCGATCGCAACAGTACCGCTGCATCGCTAGCGCCACCACTATTCACGGCTGAAGAAATCTATCGATTGCTACCCCATCGCTATCCCTTTGCATTGGTTGACCGCATCATTGAACTAGTGCCAGGGGAAAAAATTGTAGGGATTAAAAATGTCACTTTTAATGAGCCGCAGTTCCAAGGTCATTTTCCTGGTCGCCCCATTATGCCAGGGGTTCTGATTATTGAAGCTATGGCCCAGGTTGGTGGTGTGCTAATTGCCAAGATGCCAGACATGCCTGAAGGTATTCTGCTGTTTGCTGGTATTGACAAGGTTCGATTTCGCCGTCCCGTGGTGCCGGGTGACCAACTGGTGATGACGATCGAACTCTTGCGTCTGAAGCAACGTCGCTTTGGTAAGGTGTATGGCAAAGCTGAAGTTGATGGTCAGTTGGTAGCCGATGGCGAATTGCTATTCTCTCTTGTTGACTAGTACGTTGAAGGTTGGTGAGTAGATTTATGATTGCCCATCAGCATTCATCTCTGATTCAGGATTCATCACCCCCCATGACACCGTTAATTCACCCTACTGCTGTTATTGATCCTCGTGCCGAACTACATCCTACGGTACAGGTTGGTGCCTATGCGGTGATTGGTGGTCGAGTTACGATCGGGGCAGGAACTGTTATTGGGCATCATGCCATCATCGAGGGCCGGGTAGAAATTGGAGAGCGCAACGAAATCTTTCCGGGAGCTGCAATTGGGTTGGCTTCTCAGGATATGAAATATGACGGATCCGATAGCTTGGTACGAATTGGCAATGATAATCGTATCCGTGAATATGTAACGATTAATCGCGCTAACTACGAAAATGAAGCAACAATCATTGGCAATGGTAATTTGCTCCTTGCCTACGTGCATGTTGGGCATGACTGCATTATTGAAGACCAAGTAGTTATCACAAATGCTGTGTCTATCGGTGGCCATGTTTACGTAGAGTCACGTGCTCGTATCGGCGGCATGGTTGGTATTCATCAGTTCGTTCACATTGGACGGCTAGCGATGGTGGGGGCAATGAGTCGTATCGATCGTGATGTTCCTCCCTATGTGTTGGTAGAAGGCAATCCGTCTCGCATTCGCACCTTGAACTTAGTAGGGCTAAAGCGAGCAGGCGTAACCGACTTAGACAATGGCCGAACCTTTCAATTGTTGAAAAAAGCATTTCGGCTGCTGTATCGGTCTGAGCTAACGTTTCAGGAAGCCCTAGAGCAAGTAGGCCAGTTGGCCCATGATGACTATCTGCAACATCTATATCAGTTCTTGCTGTTGTCTCAAACGCCAGGACGGCGAGGCTTGATTCCAGGGCGGCGTGGTCACCAGGAGGAGGAGTGAAATCCTATCGTATTTTTATCAGCACGGGTGAAGTGTCGGGTGATTTGCAAGGATCGCTGTTAATTGAGGCATTGCAGCGTCAGGCTGCTCTCTTGGGTGTGTCCTTAGAGATCTTGGCCATGGGTGGCGATCGCATGGAGCAAGCTGGAGCAACAATCCTGGCAAATACTAAGGGGATTGGCTCCGTGGGCATCTTAGAATCCCTGCCCTTTGTGCTACCAACCTTGCGTGCTCAGCAGCAGGCGAGAGTTCATCTCCAGAAATATCCACCTGACTTGGTGGTGTTGATTGACTACATCCAGCCTAATTTGAATCTAGGAAAATATCTGCGCAAACGGATGCCACACCTGCCGATCGTCTACTACATTGCGCCTCAGAACTGGGTGTGGGCCATGAACCTAGAGTCTACCCGCGACGTGGTTGCCGTGTCCGATCGGATTCTGGCCATTTTTCCTGAAGAAGCTCGATATTTTCAAGCGGCTGGTGCCCATGTGACGTGGGTGGGACATCCCCTAGTAGAGCGTATGCAAGCTGCACCTAATCGTGCCCAAGCTCGTGCTATGTTAGGTTTGGATCCAGAACAGCCGGTTATTGCCCTAATTCCTGTTTCGCGTCGTCAGGAGTTAGTGCGCCTGTTGCCAGTAGTGTTTTCAGCAGCACAACGGCTGCAAGAAAAGTTGCCAAATGTCAGATTTTTGATTCCGCTG
This Cyanobacteriota bacterium DNA region includes the following protein-coding sequences:
- the rpmF gene encoding 50S ribosomal protein L32; amino-acid sequence: MAVPKKKTSNAKRDQRRANWRRKAAEQAQKALSLGKSILTGRSNFVYPSDEDDSEE
- the fabZ gene encoding 3-hydroxyacyl-ACP dehydratase FabZ, which produces MLTDVDTPDAASSVSDRNSTAASLAPPLFTAEEIYRLLPHRYPFALVDRIIELVPGEKIVGIKNVTFNEPQFQGHFPGRPIMPGVLIIEAMAQVGGVLIAKMPDMPEGILLFAGIDKVRFRRPVVPGDQLVMTIELLRLKQRRFGKVYGKAEVDGQLVADGELLFSLVD
- a CDS encoding sulfite oxidase-like oxidoreductase — translated: MPGKFFRRPDPALGDRVPPGQHLTNGFPVLTYGATPIIKPDEWQLRVWGLAEPATFTWVDFQQMPQTDFTADFHCVTTWSRLDIQWTGVRIVDFMQHVKLDPRATHVMQHCYGGYTTNLTLEDFLRSENFFAHTLFGEPLPPDHGGPMRTVVPHLYAWKSAKWISGLEFLDHEQLGFWERNGYHRRGEPWAEERYSE
- the lpxA gene encoding acyl-ACP--UDP-N-acetylglucosamine O-acyltransferase; protein product: MTPLIHPTAVIDPRAELHPTVQVGAYAVIGGRVTIGAGTVIGHHAIIEGRVEIGERNEIFPGAAIGLASQDMKYDGSDSLVRIGNDNRIREYVTINRANYENEATIIGNGNLLLAYVHVGHDCIIEDQVVITNAVSIGGHVYVESRARIGGMVGIHQFVHIGRLAMVGAMSRIDRDVPPYVLVEGNPSRIRTLNLVGLKRAGVTDLDNGRTFQLLKKAFRLLYRSELTFQEALEQVGQLAHDDYLQHLYQFLLLSQTPGRRGLIPGRRGHQEEE
- the lpxB gene encoding lipid-A-disaccharide synthase codes for the protein MKSYRIFISTGEVSGDLQGSLLIEALQRQAALLGVSLEILAMGGDRMEQAGATILANTKGIGSVGILESLPFVLPTLRAQQQARVHLQKYPPDLVVLIDYIQPNLNLGKYLRKRMPHLPIVYYIAPQNWVWAMNLESTRDVVAVSDRILAIFPEEARYFQAAGAHVTWVGHPLVERMQAAPNRAQARAMLGLDPEQPVIALIPVSRRQELVRLLPVVFSAAQRLQEKLPNVRFLIPLALDIFRDTVAARVHDYSLQATIVDSQTPDQLSGELLGGNASCTVIAASDLAIAKSGTVNLEIALLNVPQVVVYRLNPLTAWLARNLFNFSVPFVAPPNLVQMKPIVPELLQEDATADNIFQTSFDLLHNQERRQQMLTGYAEMRQALGEPGACDRAAQEILQMLPATS